In one Natronosalvus amylolyticus genomic region, the following are encoded:
- a CDS encoding amino acid permease, translated as MSDEELAKDLGLVSAMTIGIGTMIGAGIFVLPGVAAQETGPIVVLSFIIGGAIAMVNALSVSELGTAMPKAGGAYYYVNRALGPLAGSISGLGDWLGLAFASAFYTIGFGRYLGELLTLPSIGFLNSVQVGAILAGVVFVGVNYIGAKETGGIQTVIVTILLAILTLFAIAGWFAFDWATVAPDGEWAPLGTAELLPATGLVFVSYLGYAKIATVGEEMKNPGRNLPIAIVGSVAIVTVLYGILVTIMLGVVPWQELDLEAPVAQAARVAFPGGLAGAAATIMTLGALLATASSANASILASARINFAMGRDKIVNEWLNQIHPRFATPYRSIVVTGLLIIGFVVFMGRDIAVLAEAASVLHLIVYAMLNLALIVFRETDHPDYDPDFTVPLYPIVPILGFSLSLGLIYFMDTTSQILAVVFVVGAVLWYLLYARYETPIEGVLGEYVRERPDEMPDIAVSAAEAASPESAAPYNVMVPISNPQTENELVSLGCTMAKQNDGVVHAVHVVQVPDQTSLEYVSGQLEDLDRDSTQLLDNALEIADEYDAEMETHTIVSHRSIEEVFDSAERLDADTVVMGWSPRRPWTAGRTGTALEELTSNLPCDFLVFKDRGFDPSRILLPTAGGPDSDLSAEAAKAFRDIHGAEVSVLHVVDEDTERAKAMSFIGGWADEHGLGDANLLVETDGDIEGAIRRASEDHSMILIGATGRGLLTRLLGDSLVFDVIDEVDCSVVLSERPSKRSLRQRLFGRSGSEGTKAATSDDEQQEAEPLADESAAEGS; from the coding sequence ATGAGCGACGAGGAACTCGCCAAAGACCTCGGTCTCGTCTCGGCGATGACGATCGGTATCGGGACGATGATTGGTGCAGGTATTTTCGTCTTACCTGGCGTCGCTGCTCAAGAAACGGGCCCGATCGTCGTTCTCTCATTTATTATTGGGGGTGCCATCGCGATGGTCAACGCCCTCTCGGTCTCCGAACTGGGAACAGCGATGCCGAAAGCCGGTGGCGCGTACTATTACGTCAACCGGGCACTTGGCCCGCTTGCGGGTTCGATTTCGGGCCTCGGCGACTGGCTCGGACTCGCGTTCGCTTCAGCGTTCTATACCATCGGTTTCGGCCGATATCTTGGTGAACTCCTCACACTTCCGTCAATTGGTTTCCTCAACAGCGTGCAGGTCGGTGCCATCCTCGCCGGTGTCGTTTTCGTCGGCGTAAACTACATCGGAGCGAAAGAAACCGGTGGGATTCAGACGGTAATCGTTACGATCTTGCTCGCAATTTTGACCCTGTTTGCCATCGCCGGCTGGTTCGCCTTCGACTGGGCCACTGTCGCACCCGATGGCGAGTGGGCACCGCTTGGCACCGCCGAACTCCTTCCTGCAACGGGACTCGTGTTCGTCTCGTATCTGGGCTATGCAAAGATCGCAACTGTCGGCGAGGAAATGAAAAACCCCGGCAGAAACCTCCCAATCGCCATCGTCGGAAGCGTCGCCATCGTGACGGTCCTGTACGGAATCCTCGTCACGATAATGCTCGGAGTAGTTCCATGGCAGGAGCTCGATCTCGAAGCACCAGTTGCACAGGCTGCTCGTGTCGCGTTCCCCGGTGGGTTGGCGGGTGCAGCGGCGACGATTATGACGCTCGGTGCACTGTTGGCAACGGCCTCTTCGGCCAACGCCTCGATTCTCGCCTCGGCACGGATCAATTTCGCTATGGGCCGCGATAAGATCGTCAACGAGTGGCTGAACCAGATTCACCCACGCTTTGCAACCCCGTACCGATCAATCGTCGTCACCGGCCTCCTGATCATCGGCTTCGTCGTCTTCATGGGCCGAGACATCGCAGTCCTGGCAGAAGCGGCGAGCGTGTTGCACCTGATCGTCTACGCAATGTTGAACCTCGCCCTGATCGTGTTTCGGGAAACCGATCATCCCGATTACGACCCAGACTTCACCGTGCCACTGTATCCGATCGTACCGATACTCGGCTTTTCGCTTTCACTGGGGCTGATCTACTTCATGGACACGACGTCACAGATTCTGGCTGTCGTGTTCGTCGTCGGTGCAGTGCTGTGGTATCTGTTGTACGCCAGGTACGAAACGCCCATCGAGGGCGTCCTCGGCGAGTACGTTCGTGAACGGCCGGACGAAATGCCGGACATTGCCGTGTCCGCTGCGGAAGCCGCCTCACCTGAGAGTGCTGCACCCTACAACGTGATGGTCCCGATCTCGAATCCGCAAACAGAAAACGAACTCGTCTCGCTCGGTTGTACGATGGCGAAACAGAACGACGGTGTCGTCCACGCCGTTCACGTCGTCCAGGTCCCCGATCAGACGTCACTCGAGTACGTTTCCGGACAACTCGAGGACCTCGACCGAGATTCGACGCAGTTACTCGATAACGCCCTCGAGATCGCCGACGAGTACGATGCGGAGATGGAAACGCACACGATCGTCTCTCACCGATCGATCGAAGAGGTGTTCGACTCGGCTGAACGCCTCGATGCGGACACGGTCGTCATGGGGTGGAGCCCTCGTCGACCGTGGACGGCCGGACGGACAGGCACCGCGCTCGAGGAACTCACGAGTAACCTCCCGTGTGATTTCCTCGTGTTCAAAGACCGTGGCTTCGATCCGTCACGGATTCTGCTGCCGACCGCTGGCGGACCGGACTCCGACCTGAGTGCAGAGGCGGCCAAGGCGTTCCGCGATATCCACGGAGCCGAAGTGTCCGTCTTGCACGTTGTAGACGAGGATACCGAACGGGCCAAGGCGATGAGCTTTATCGGTGGCTGGGCCGACGAACACGGGCTTGGCGACGCTAACTTGCTGGTCGAAACCGACGGCGACATCGAGGGGGCGATCAGACGAGCGAGCGAAGACCACTCGATGATACTCATCGGCGCCACTGGTCGGGGCTTGCTCACCCGTTTGCTCGGCGACTCGCTGGTGTTCGACGTCATCGACGAGGTCGATTGCTCTGTCGTCCTCTCCGAACGGCCGTCCAAACGGTCACTCCGCCAACGGCTATTCGGCCGCTCCGGTAGTGAAGGGACAAAAGCAGCGACCAGCGACGATGAACAGCAGGAAGCCGAACCGCTCGCTGACGAATCGGCCGCCGAAGGGAGCTAA
- a CDS encoding DUF7344 domain-containing protein — MSSIDTSLPEEITSVTADKSDETLSKDVIFELLKNRRRREVLQYLLDAEGTVTLGELAEQIAAWENDTEVTALSSDQRKRVYVALYQTHLPKMDDAGIVDYDQDRGLISLADNADLLVLYLDTDTHRQDRWDRWYAGVSVLGGALLVGAMLGVPGLGTLSLGVLAGVVIGAFVVISSAHCLVNYRVQQVVEDKLSRIN, encoded by the coding sequence ATGTCTTCTATCGATACCTCCCTCCCGGAAGAGATCACGTCAGTAACGGCGGACAAATCCGACGAAACGCTCTCGAAAGACGTTATTTTCGAGCTCCTCAAAAATCGTCGACGACGAGAGGTGTTGCAGTACCTGCTCGATGCCGAAGGTACCGTGACACTTGGCGAGCTCGCCGAACAGATCGCTGCCTGGGAGAACGATACCGAGGTCACTGCACTGAGTTCCGATCAGCGAAAACGCGTTTACGTTGCCCTCTATCAGACCCATCTACCCAAGATGGATGACGCAGGCATCGTCGATTACGACCAGGACCGTGGACTGATTTCGCTCGCGGATAACGCCGATTTGCTCGTGCTGTACCTCGATACGGACACGCATCGTCAGGATAGATGGGACCGCTGGTATGCGGGCGTGAGCGTTCTCGGCGGTGCACTGCTCGTCGGCGCTATGCTCGGCGTTCCCGGACTGGGTACGCTCTCACTCGGCGTGCTTGCAGGGGTCGTTATCGGCGCATTCGTGGTTATCTCGAGCGCCCACTGCCTGGTCAATTATCGGGTCCAGCAAGTCGTCGAAGACAAACTCTCTCGAATCAATTAG
- a CDS encoding TrkH family potassium uptake protein, with amino-acid sequence MRIRVDWRSSVSLTGTVLKWLAVPLIGPLLLALYDGTDIVPFIVTIVITALVGTFLERLSDERDLRQREAFLMVALTWLGVAVAGSIPFFLTGITADPASSFYNPLFDVSSGGLATLALVVSALVDSLFESMSGLTTTGATIMSGWDFANQSRAILFWRQLLQWLGGLGILVVAIGLLSNLMVGGAQLMETETQTRNVTKLTPEIESTARLIWGLYVGLTLAAVAVFYALHLIGLAPNMDLFNAVSHAFTSVATAGFSPEAGSVGAFEPIVQWAVMPFMILGATNFVLLYYLVQGNFERPFKSEELRFYLSIIAIFAAIVSVILALDPDVNTGLEETVRHSLFNVVSIVTTTGYASMDFNTWSPGAKHILFLSMFVGGMAGSTTCSIKTVRWLVIFKSLYRNLFVSVHPQAVRPVRLGDSVVDEDTINDIFAYVLLAIMLFFALTVLVVVDAARVGTAVSEFEALGASASIFLNIGPAFGMAGPMDNYAGFPVTTRAVMVIMMWIGRIEIIPVLILLIPAYWES; translated from the coding sequence ATGAGGATTCGTGTTGACTGGCGCTCGAGCGTAAGCCTGACGGGGACAGTCCTCAAGTGGCTTGCCGTTCCGTTGATTGGGCCGTTGTTATTGGCCCTCTACGACGGGACCGATATCGTTCCGTTCATCGTCACAATCGTCATCACCGCCCTGGTTGGGACGTTCCTCGAGCGACTGAGCGACGAGCGAGACCTTCGCCAGCGTGAGGCGTTTTTAATGGTGGCCCTGACGTGGCTCGGCGTTGCGGTGGCCGGGTCAATCCCCTTCTTTCTGACCGGCATCACCGCCGATCCAGCGTCGTCGTTCTATAACCCGCTCTTCGACGTATCCAGTGGAGGTCTCGCTACACTGGCGCTCGTCGTGAGTGCGCTCGTCGATTCGCTGTTCGAGAGTATGAGCGGGTTGACGACTACTGGAGCGACCATCATGAGTGGCTGGGATTTCGCGAATCAGTCACGGGCGATCTTGTTCTGGCGGCAACTACTACAGTGGCTCGGAGGCCTGGGCATCCTGGTCGTCGCCATTGGACTACTCTCGAACCTGATGGTCGGTGGAGCACAGTTGATGGAGACCGAAACGCAGACGCGAAACGTGACGAAGCTCACACCCGAAATCGAGAGCACGGCTCGGCTCATCTGGGGGCTGTACGTCGGATTGACGCTCGCTGCCGTCGCCGTATTTTATGCCCTCCATCTGATCGGACTCGCACCAAATATGGATCTCTTCAACGCGGTTTCGCATGCCTTTACCAGTGTGGCAACCGCAGGCTTCTCGCCCGAGGCCGGGAGCGTCGGGGCGTTCGAACCCATCGTCCAGTGGGCGGTGATGCCGTTCATGATCCTCGGGGCGACAAACTTCGTTTTGCTCTACTATCTGGTCCAGGGAAACTTCGAGCGCCCCTTCAAATCCGAGGAACTCCGCTTTTATCTCAGTATCATCGCCATTTTCGCCGCTATCGTCTCTGTCATTCTCGCGCTGGACCCGGACGTGAACACCGGCCTCGAGGAAACCGTTCGTCACAGCCTGTTCAACGTCGTTTCCATCGTTACGACGACGGGTTACGCGTCGATGGACTTTAACACCTGGTCGCCGGGAGCAAAACACATCCTCTTTCTCTCGATGTTCGTCGGCGGGATGGCCGGGAGTACCACCTGTTCGATTAAAACCGTCCGATGGCTCGTTATCTTCAAAAGTCTGTACCGGAACCTGTTCGTCTCCGTGCACCCACAGGCAGTTCGGCCCGTCAGATTGGGCGATTCCGTGGTCGACGAGGACACGATTAACGACATCTTCGCGTACGTCTTGCTCGCAATCATGCTGTTCTTCGCGCTGACCGTGCTGGTCGTCGTCGACGCCGCTCGAGTAGGGACCGCTGTCAGCGAGTTCGAAGCGCTAGGTGCCTCTGCCTCTATCTTCCTGAATATCGGCCCAGCGTTCGGCATGGCCGGCCCCATGGACAACTACGCCGGTTTCCCGGTAACGACGCGAGCAGTCATGGTGATCATGATGTGGATTGGCCGAATCGAGATCATCCCCGTACTGATCCTGTTGATTCCGGCCTACTGGGAATCCTGA
- a CDS encoding cation:proton antiporter, with amino-acid sequence MSEIALAADFAIIIVVATAVGILVRQLGQPTIIAYIFTGVILGPVLFDIVTDDGLVYLMAELGLGFLLFLLGMKMRFSDIRDILRPITNVAIGQTVLQTALAFLVALALGFGTREVLVISLATVFGATPIIVKVLSDKDEITSLPGKIDVGVLIVQDIYLVVVLAMFSADSLENTGEIAQTLAIIFVMMAFIGLFSFASSRYLLPRIFRRVASNKDVFLVIAIAWAFLFIAVAGTQFDGGIEIGAFLAGISLAQLPYSKELEDRITPITDFFILVFFVSIGLQIEGGAPSLFAYWQEALIASAVLMVGNFWIMFYLIDREGFGVEPTFLASINMVQVSEFSLIVGALALQQGYIDAEILGYLTLMALVTMTLSTYIVANNHAIYERLEPWFRRFESDTDRDADLKTYSNHAIAIGYDEITASVLPLLEANYDDVVIIDRKSEHIDAIDEGPYDYVFGDFRHNEIRKEANLSDASFVLSSSVERDVNEALLEEVGDDALVFVEAERIDDARSLYAKGATYVVMSTHLAAERLSEYVAQYLTDRSSFDSVTTSDIERLRATVRPSGRGGFVSRGEEDG; translated from the coding sequence ATGAGTGAGATCGCCCTCGCCGCCGACTTTGCCATTATCATCGTCGTCGCAACGGCTGTGGGGATACTCGTGCGTCAACTCGGTCAGCCGACGATTATCGCGTATATCTTTACCGGAGTGATTCTCGGACCGGTGTTGTTCGACATCGTCACCGACGATGGCCTGGTCTATCTCATGGCGGAACTCGGGCTGGGGTTTTTGCTCTTTTTACTGGGGATGAAAATGCGCTTTTCCGATATTCGCGACATCCTTCGGCCGATCACGAACGTCGCCATCGGACAAACGGTGTTACAGACGGCGCTGGCGTTTCTCGTCGCGCTCGCACTTGGGTTTGGGACCAGAGAGGTCCTCGTTATCTCGCTCGCGACGGTGTTCGGAGCGACCCCAATCATCGTCAAAGTACTCTCGGATAAAGACGAGATTACATCGCTTCCTGGAAAAATTGACGTTGGTGTACTCATCGTTCAGGACATCTATCTAGTCGTCGTTCTCGCGATGTTCAGTGCCGACTCACTCGAGAACACCGGCGAAATCGCTCAAACGCTGGCTATAATTTTCGTCATGATGGCGTTTATCGGGTTGTTTTCGTTTGCCTCCTCGCGCTATCTCCTGCCGCGAATTTTCAGACGCGTCGCCAGCAACAAAGACGTCTTCCTGGTGATTGCCATCGCGTGGGCCTTCCTGTTCATCGCCGTTGCAGGCACCCAGTTCGACGGCGGTATCGAAATCGGTGCCTTCCTCGCCGGCATCAGCCTTGCTCAGTTACCTTACAGCAAGGAACTCGAGGACCGAATCACGCCGATTACCGACTTTTTCATCCTCGTATTCTTTGTCAGCATCGGTCTCCAGATAGAAGGTGGTGCACCGAGCCTGTTTGCCTACTGGCAAGAAGCACTTATCGCATCGGCGGTTCTCATGGTCGGGAATTTCTGGATCATGTTTTATCTCATCGATCGAGAAGGGTTCGGGGTCGAGCCGACGTTTCTCGCCTCGATCAACATGGTGCAGGTGAGCGAGTTCTCCCTGATCGTTGGGGCATTGGCACTCCAGCAGGGCTATATCGACGCAGAAATCCTCGGCTATCTCACCCTGATGGCGCTGGTGACGATGACGCTGTCGACGTACATCGTTGCCAACAATCACGCTATCTACGAACGTCTCGAGCCCTGGTTTCGTCGGTTCGAATCGGACACAGACCGAGATGCCGACCTTAAGACCTACAGCAACCATGCCATTGCCATCGGCTATGACGAGATTACGGCCAGCGTGTTACCGCTGCTCGAAGCGAACTACGACGATGTCGTGATAATCGATCGGAAAAGCGAACACATCGATGCAATCGACGAGGGGCCATACGACTACGTTTTCGGTGACTTTCGTCACAACGAAATCCGCAAAGAGGCAAACCTCTCCGATGCCAGCTTCGTACTGAGTTCCAGTGTCGAACGTGACGTGAACGAAGCACTGCTCGAGGAAGTCGGGGACGATGCACTCGTCTTCGTCGAGGCCGAGCGAATCGACGATGCGCGTTCGCTCTATGCGAAGGGCGCAACGTACGTGGTGATGAGTACGCACCTGGCAGCCGAGAGGCTGAGCGAGTACGTCGCACAGTATCTCACCGACAGGTCGTCGTTCGATTCGGTGACTACCTCTGATATCGAACGGCTTCGAGCCACCGTTCGCCCATCAGGTCGCGGCGGGTTCGTTTCCCGAGGTGAGGAAGATGGCTGA
- a CDS encoding transcription initiation factor IIB: MTRSVIEHTRHETQETNTNRCPDCETDTVVSDPDRGEKICRECGLVLGEDPIDYGPEWRAFNANEHDQLSRVGAPLTESMHDRGLTTTIDWRNRDANGHTMSADKHGQLHRLRVWQERIRTKNAGERNLKYALSEIDRMVSALGLPNSVKETASVIYRRALEQDLIRGRSIEGVATSTLYTACREEGIPRSLEEVTAVSRVDQREIGRTYRYIADELDINLEPTNPRQFVPRFCSELDVCKDVETTAIEIIDATTEQGLHSGKSPTGFAAAAIYAAGLLCDETIPQRAVAETAQTTVVTVRNRYREQLEAIDQEV, encoded by the coding sequence ATGACGCGGTCCGTCATCGAACACACACGGCACGAGACACAGGAAACGAATACCAATCGGTGTCCGGATTGTGAGACGGATACCGTCGTTAGCGATCCCGACCGGGGAGAAAAGATCTGTCGCGAGTGCGGACTCGTTCTGGGCGAAGATCCGATCGACTACGGACCCGAATGGCGAGCGTTCAACGCAAACGAACACGATCAACTCTCTCGCGTGGGCGCGCCGCTAACCGAGTCGATGCACGATAGAGGCCTCACCACGACCATCGACTGGCGCAATCGCGACGCGAACGGCCACACGATGTCGGCCGACAAACACGGCCAACTCCATCGGCTTCGCGTCTGGCAAGAGCGGATACGAACGAAAAACGCCGGCGAACGAAACCTGAAGTACGCACTCTCAGAGATCGATCGCATGGTCAGCGCACTCGGGTTGCCAAACTCCGTGAAAGAAACGGCGAGCGTCATCTACCGACGGGCACTCGAGCAAGATCTCATTCGAGGGCGATCCATCGAGGGGGTCGCCACGAGCACCCTCTATACGGCCTGTCGTGAGGAGGGGATTCCCCGGAGCCTCGAGGAGGTGACGGCCGTCTCCCGCGTCGACCAGCGGGAAATCGGACGGACCTACCGCTATATCGCCGACGAACTGGATATCAATCTCGAGCCGACCAACCCTCGGCAGTTCGTGCCGCGTTTCTGTTCGGAACTCGATGTGTGCAAGGACGTAGAAACGACAGCGATCGAGATCATCGACGCGACGACCGAACAGGGACTGCACTCGGGGAAATCACCGACGGGATTCGCCGCCGCTGCCATCTATGCCGCGGGCTTACTGTGTGACGAAACGATTCCACAACGAGCGGTAGCCGAAACCGCACAGACCACTGTCGTCACCGTTCGAAACCGGTACCGAGAACAACTCGAGGCGATCGACCAGGAAGTGTAG
- a CDS encoding methylglyoxal synthase, which translates to MTRVALIAHDEKKADLIDFVQQHEAQLTDYELIGTGTTGKRLMEATDLEVDRQASGPLGGDLMIGGQIAEGRLDGLIFLRDPLTAQPHEPDVSALLRICDVHDTPLATNLSSAAFLLEGLKRKGES; encoded by the coding sequence ATGACTCGAGTTGCGCTCATCGCCCACGACGAGAAAAAGGCCGATCTCATCGATTTCGTCCAGCAACACGAAGCCCAGTTAACCGACTACGAACTCATCGGCACCGGAACGACGGGGAAGCGGTTGATGGAGGCAACCGACCTCGAGGTCGACAGACAGGCTTCCGGCCCGCTCGGGGGCGATCTGATGATCGGCGGACAGATCGCCGAAGGCCGACTCGATGGCCTCATTTTCCTTCGTGACCCCTTGACGGCCCAACCACACGAACCGGACGTTTCCGCGCTGTTGCGTATCTGTGACGTCCACGATACGCCGCTCGCGACGAACCTCTCGAGTGCGGCATTTCTACTCGAGGGACTGAAACGGAAAGGCGAATCCTGA
- the trkA gene encoding Trk system potassium transporter TrkA encodes MHVVVVGAGEVGTAIAKNLESSHDVVVIDQDPDVIEELTYSLDVLAVEGDGTEIRALKEASADEASLVIACTDDDEVNLVICGAARTLSDAFTIARVRRRTLLETWEGSQGAFGVDFMVCTDLLTAQAIFRISGLPAAQDVDMFAGGLVRMAEFEVEPKSSIARQTVSEADRYDSLTFAGLFRDNEMTVARGDTEILPGDRVVVIGSPDSVRGFANDVVTVCDENRDEVVIVGASEIGYQTAREFEEHGYKPRLIEQDHGRAREVAEALPNTLVMESDATDIEFLDREHVDEADIVIAALGSDEKNLLVSLLARRLGVDRTVAVIENLEYADLFETVGVDVAINPREETAEEIVRFTRSNRAEKVAMLEHDRAEVIEIEVGPESALTGNAIMDSMERLPDGVVIGAISRGGSLITPRGSTVLRPGDHVVMFVDANVLEEVLDVV; translated from the coding sequence ATGCACGTTGTAGTGGTCGGCGCCGGCGAGGTCGGTACAGCGATTGCCAAAAATCTCGAGTCCTCTCACGACGTGGTCGTCATCGATCAGGACCCTGACGTCATCGAGGAGTTGACCTACTCGCTCGACGTGCTCGCTGTCGAGGGCGATGGGACCGAGATACGGGCCCTGAAAGAAGCTAGCGCAGACGAGGCGAGTCTCGTCATCGCCTGCACTGACGACGACGAAGTCAATCTCGTCATCTGTGGGGCGGCCAGGACCCTCAGCGATGCGTTCACTATCGCCAGAGTTCGACGGCGGACGTTGCTCGAGACCTGGGAAGGATCACAGGGTGCCTTCGGCGTCGATTTCATGGTCTGTACTGATCTGTTGACTGCACAGGCCATCTTTCGAATCTCTGGACTGCCCGCCGCCCAGGACGTCGATATGTTCGCCGGTGGCCTGGTCAGAATGGCTGAGTTCGAAGTCGAACCGAAGAGCTCAATCGCAAGGCAAACGGTTAGTGAGGCAGACAGATACGATTCGCTAACATTCGCCGGGCTATTTCGGGATAACGAAATGACCGTCGCCCGCGGAGATACCGAAATATTGCCCGGCGATCGGGTCGTCGTTATCGGCAGTCCCGATTCGGTGCGTGGCTTCGCGAACGACGTCGTTACCGTCTGTGACGAAAACCGCGACGAAGTGGTCATCGTCGGCGCGAGCGAAATCGGCTATCAGACCGCCCGCGAGTTCGAAGAGCACGGCTACAAACCGCGATTGATCGAACAGGACCACGGCCGGGCCAGAGAGGTCGCTGAAGCATTACCGAACACGCTCGTCATGGAGAGCGATGCAACCGATATCGAATTTCTCGACCGGGAACACGTCGACGAAGCGGACATCGTGATTGCCGCGCTCGGCAGCGACGAAAAGAATCTGCTCGTCTCGCTTTTAGCCCGTCGACTCGGCGTCGACCGAACCGTCGCCGTCATCGAGAACCTCGAGTACGCCGATCTGTTCGAGACCGTCGGTGTTGACGTCGCGATCAATCCACGGGAGGAGACGGCAGAAGAGATCGTCCGCTTCACCAGGTCGAACCGCGCGGAGAAGGTGGCGATGCTCGAACACGATCGGGCAGAAGTCATCGAAATCGAGGTCGGTCCCGAGAGCGCGCTCACAGGCAACGCGATTATGGACTCGATGGAACGACTTCCCGACGGCGTCGTCATCGGTGCAATCTCCCGCGGCGGCTCGTTGATCACTCCCCGCGGGAGTACCGTCTTGCGACCTGGCGACCACGTCGTGATGTTCGTCGATGCGAACGTTCTCGAGGAGGTCCTCGATGTGGTGTAA
- a CDS encoding DEAD/DEAH box helicase: MTEHSDEGTEPLESASPGLSLSTFHDACQEAGRPVLTASELARALERPQRAVFDDLESLAASGALKRLSVSRDPVVWFPSELEDLTERERVVVFPKRREIIVDRPDQFTRAQLTQFANLEDTNGDGGYRYVVRPADVWQAPHDTFEALQRTIRQALGQTVPPLESWIESQWRRAHQFRLTTHPEGYTVLEGESAEVMGNVARQKLDESHVHAPISDTEDWVREGAEAAIKRTLYEAGYPVQDDRDLASGDPLEFELQVSLRSYQETWVDRFLESGEGVYVGPPGSGKTIAAIATMERVGGETLVLVPSRDLARQWAETLVDADVTTLGPADVGQYHGGQKEIRPVTIATYQIAGMDRHRSLFDDREWGLVVFDECQHVPSDVYRRSTHLQSRHRLGLSASPLREDDRAAEIFTLIGPPIGTDWEALFEAGFVAEPELEIRYVPWADDEHANAYGSADGRERYQLAAMNPEKVDEVRYLLAAHPDARALVFVDYLEQGRDIAAALDVPFLSGETPHTERQRLLEAFRHDELETLVLSRVGDEGIDLPSADLAIVASGLGGSRRQGTQRAGRTMRPAGGALVYVLATRGTREEDFARRQLQHLGRQGLTVREQTVDRDPNGEATDSDEVAAARDLEE; the protein is encoded by the coding sequence GTGACAGAACATTCAGACGAGGGGACTGAGCCACTCGAGTCAGCGTCGCCAGGACTCTCACTGTCGACGTTCCACGACGCCTGTCAGGAGGCGGGTCGGCCCGTCCTCACCGCGTCCGAACTCGCTCGAGCGCTCGAGCGACCACAGCGTGCAGTGTTCGACGACCTCGAGTCGCTGGCTGCTTCGGGGGCGCTCAAGCGACTGTCGGTCTCTCGAGACCCGGTCGTCTGGTTTCCGAGCGAACTCGAGGACCTGACCGAGCGCGAGCGCGTCGTGGTCTTTCCGAAACGACGGGAGATCATCGTCGACCGACCCGACCAGTTCACTCGCGCCCAACTGACACAGTTCGCCAATCTCGAGGACACCAACGGCGATGGCGGCTATCGATACGTCGTCAGACCGGCGGACGTCTGGCAGGCACCGCACGACACATTCGAGGCCCTCCAGCGAACGATCCGACAGGCGCTGGGTCAGACCGTCCCGCCCCTCGAGTCCTGGATCGAAAGCCAGTGGCGACGAGCACACCAGTTCCGCCTGACGACCCACCCCGAGGGTTACACCGTTCTCGAGGGGGAATCAGCCGAGGTAATGGGCAACGTGGCCCGACAGAAACTCGACGAGAGTCACGTCCACGCACCCATCTCTGATACCGAAGACTGGGTCCGCGAGGGCGCGGAAGCGGCGATCAAACGGACGCTGTACGAGGCGGGCTATCCAGTACAGGACGACCGCGACCTGGCCTCGGGTGACCCGCTCGAGTTCGAGTTGCAGGTATCCCTTCGCTCGTATCAAGAGACATGGGTCGACCGGTTTCTCGAGAGCGGGGAAGGCGTGTACGTCGGCCCGCCGGGCAGTGGCAAGACCATCGCCGCCATCGCCACGATGGAACGCGTGGGCGGAGAAACGCTCGTCCTCGTCCCGAGTCGCGACCTCGCGCGTCAGTGGGCGGAGACGCTGGTCGATGCTGACGTGACCACGCTCGGTCCGGCAGACGTGGGCCAGTATCACGGCGGGCAAAAAGAGATTCGTCCGGTAACCATCGCGACCTACCAGATCGCCGGAATGGACCGCCATCGTTCGCTATTCGACGACCGCGAGTGGGGGCTGGTCGTCTTCGACGAGTGCCAGCACGTCCCCTCGGACGTGTACCGGCGCAGTACACACCTCCAGTCGCGTCACCGACTCGGACTCTCCGCCTCACCGTTGCGCGAAGACGACCGTGCAGCAGAGATTTTCACCCTGATCGGGCCGCCAATCGGCACCGACTGGGAGGCATTGTTCGAAGCCGGGTTCGTCGCCGAACCAGAACTCGAGATTCGGTACGTCCCCTGGGCCGACGACGAGCACGCGAACGCCTACGGGTCGGCCGATGGCCGCGAACGCTACCAACTGGCGGCGATGAATCCCGAGAAAGTCGACGAGGTCCGATACCTGCTGGCTGCCCACCCCGACGCTCGAGCGCTGGTGTTCGTCGACTACCTCGAGCAGGGACGCGACATCGCGGCCGCACTCGACGTGCCGTTCCTCAGCGGCGAGACGCCACACACAGAGCGCCAACGACTTCTCGAGGCGTTCCGACACGACGAACTCGAGACGCTGGTCCTCTCGCGTGTGGGTGACGAGGGAATCGATCTCCCCAGTGCCGACCTGGCAATCGTCGCCTCGGGGCTGGGTGGCTCGAGACGACAGGGGACCCAGCGGGCGGGACGGACGATGCGACCAGCCGGCGGGGCGCTCGTGTACGTCCTCGCGACCCGTGGGACTCGAGAGGAGGACTTCGCCCGACGGCAACTCCAGCACCTGGGTCGGCAGGGGCTCACGGTCCGTGAGCAGACGGTCGATCGGGATCCGAATGGGGAGGCCACGGATTCCGACGAGGTGGCTGCTGCTCGCGACCTCGAGGAGTGA